One window of Corynebacterium accolens genomic DNA carries:
- a CDS encoding ABC transporter ATP-binding protein — protein MTSPIPQPNADRPNTAGGVVASSVTVGYGQRTIIRDLSATFPAGKITTIVGPNGCGKSTLLRAMSGLLNLDTGTVSVDGQNISDMKRKDVARILGMLPQSPVAPEGLLVSDLVARGRHPHQAWFRQWSSTDEDAVFEALKQTGSADLASRTLDELSGGQRQRVWISMVLAQNTDILFLDEPTTYLDLATSVDILELVDSLRQELGRTVVMVLHDLNLAVRYSDYLVVMKDGQVIASGTPAEVITAELLQEAFDLRARVIEDPETGDPLIVPLRKPA, from the coding sequence ATGACCTCCCCCATTCCCCAGCCAAACGCAGACCGACCAAATACCGCCGGTGGCGTCGTCGCTTCCTCGGTCACGGTGGGCTACGGACAGCGCACCATTATCCGCGATCTCAGCGCCACGTTCCCGGCCGGAAAGATCACCACCATCGTGGGGCCCAACGGATGCGGTAAATCAACCTTGCTGCGCGCCATGTCTGGCCTGCTCAACCTTGATACCGGGACCGTGAGTGTGGATGGCCAGAATATCTCGGACATGAAGCGCAAGGACGTCGCCCGCATACTGGGCATGCTGCCCCAATCCCCCGTGGCCCCTGAAGGCCTGTTGGTCTCCGATCTGGTGGCCCGCGGGCGGCACCCACATCAGGCGTGGTTCCGCCAGTGGTCCTCCACAGACGAAGACGCAGTATTCGAGGCCCTAAAGCAAACCGGTTCTGCAGATCTTGCTAGCCGCACGCTGGATGAGCTTTCCGGCGGCCAACGCCAGCGCGTATGGATCTCCATGGTGTTGGCGCAAAACACCGACATCCTCTTCCTAGACGAGCCGACGACGTACCTTGATCTCGCGACCTCCGTGGACATCCTCGAACTAGTCGATAGCCTGCGCCAGGAACTAGGCAGAACGGTGGTAATGGTGCTACACGATCTCAACCTGGCGGTGCGCTACTCCGATTATCTCGTGGTTATGAAAGACGGCCAGGTCATTGCTTCCGGTACACCCGCAGAGGTCATCACCGCAGAGCTCCTGCAGGAGGCTTTTGATCTGCGGGCGCGGGTCATTGAGGATCCGGAGACTGGAGATCCACTCATCGTTCCACTCAGGAAACCGGCTTAG
- a CDS encoding FecCD family ABC transporter permease has translation MRRNKAAQAVQDKQSASWQMPGGVPFRAGPISFLWRPRVVLVCVIAAALIVFLGALSIGLGDYPISVPRVLEVIFQGEGSRVEKLVVLEWRMPRVATAIAVGCALGLSGALTQTVTRNALASPDILGITTGASAMAVTVIVLGSGGGFAGWLAGIGIPLAALLGAILSATVIWALAWRRQADSYRLVLVGIIITALLSSYINFLMVRAELRDASQAQFWLTGSLARSEWSTTIPIAVLVIVCAPLLAWIAYHALATTLGPDLARALGQRVNAVQVAMLALAVALAAVAVSAAGPIGFIAFVAPQVALRLCGVPSPPLAASALTGAVLLLGADIVTQAVLPVELPVGIVTSALGGIFLIYLLVQRTRSTDA, from the coding sequence ATGCGACGCAACAAGGCTGCGCAGGCCGTACAAGATAAACAAAGCGCTTCGTGGCAGATGCCGGGCGGGGTACCATTCCGGGCTGGGCCCATCTCCTTCCTCTGGCGCCCGAGGGTGGTGCTGGTATGCGTTATCGCCGCAGCGCTCATTGTCTTTTTGGGTGCCCTTTCCATTGGGCTGGGCGATTACCCCATCTCCGTTCCCCGGGTACTTGAGGTGATCTTCCAAGGGGAAGGAAGCCGCGTGGAAAAACTCGTGGTTTTGGAATGGCGCATGCCCCGCGTGGCCACCGCCATCGCGGTCGGCTGCGCGCTGGGGCTGTCCGGCGCGCTCACCCAAACAGTCACCCGCAACGCGCTGGCCAGCCCCGATATCCTCGGCATCACCACGGGAGCCTCGGCCATGGCCGTCACGGTCATCGTCCTCGGCAGTGGCGGTGGGTTCGCCGGTTGGCTCGCCGGAATCGGCATTCCTCTGGCCGCGTTGCTGGGCGCGATCCTGAGCGCCACGGTGATTTGGGCGCTGGCTTGGCGACGCCAAGCCGATTCCTACCGTCTCGTCCTCGTGGGCATCATTATTACCGCGCTGCTGAGTTCCTACATCAATTTCCTCATGGTCCGCGCGGAGCTGCGGGATGCAAGCCAGGCACAGTTCTGGCTCACCGGTTCCCTAGCGAGGTCGGAGTGGAGTACCACCATCCCCATCGCCGTCCTTGTGATCGTCTGCGCCCCGTTGCTGGCCTGGATCGCCTACCATGCACTGGCCACCACTCTGGGCCCCGACCTCGCCAGAGCGCTGGGCCAGCGAGTCAACGCCGTGCAGGTAGCGATGCTGGCATTGGCCGTAGCCCTAGCTGCGGTAGCGGTCTCCGCTGCCGGGCCCATCGGCTTCATCGCCTTCGTAGCGCCCCAGGTGGCCCTTCGGTTGTGTGGCGTACCCAGTCCCCCGCTTGCGGCGTCGGCGCTTACCGGCGCAGTACTGCTGCTCGGCGCGGACATCGTCACCCAAGCGGTTCTGCCGGTGGAACTTCCGGTGGGTATTGTCACCTCCGCACTGGGCGGCATCTTCCTCATCTACCTACTCGTTCAACGCACTAGGAGCACAGACGCATGA
- a CDS encoding FecCD family ABC transporter permease: MSVRTTRLLGLGALLLLVLVGTICSLLYGARSIPAEDVWTALRELPAARGGQEEVSTNQRVVAELRLPRTILAIIVGAALGVAGALIQGHTRNPLADPGILGVSSGAALSVVVSFALFGISAPWATVVVAFLGAIAATALVFGLASAGKAAVDPLTLVLGGAALSAVLSAITSAFVLTNENNLDRMRFWTVGSLAGRDMNIALGILPFVVLGLVLAFATGPQLNILNLGDDVAAGLGINTAAARLGGMGIIALLAGAATAAAGPLGFIGLVVPHIVRALTGPDYKWILPYSALAGAALLLCADVVGRLIARPGELQVGIVLAFVGAPFFIALIYRKKVMTL, from the coding sequence ATGAGTGTGCGCACTACCCGCCTCCTGGGTCTAGGGGCGCTGCTCCTGCTGGTCCTCGTTGGCACTATCTGCAGTTTGCTGTATGGCGCCCGTTCCATTCCTGCGGAGGACGTGTGGACTGCGCTGCGGGAACTCCCGGCCGCACGCGGTGGCCAGGAGGAAGTTTCCACCAACCAACGCGTGGTAGCTGAGCTGCGGCTGCCGCGCACCATCCTGGCCATCATCGTGGGGGCAGCACTCGGAGTCGCCGGTGCTCTCATCCAAGGCCACACCCGCAATCCCCTGGCGGATCCGGGAATCCTGGGTGTCAGTTCCGGCGCGGCGCTCAGCGTTGTGGTCAGCTTCGCTTTATTTGGCATCAGCGCCCCGTGGGCCACCGTCGTGGTAGCGTTCCTCGGCGCGATTGCGGCCACCGCACTCGTCTTTGGCCTGGCCTCCGCGGGCAAGGCAGCGGTCGATCCTTTGACCTTAGTGCTAGGCGGTGCCGCGCTGTCGGCGGTCTTAAGCGCTATTACCAGCGCATTCGTTCTCACCAATGAGAATAACCTGGACCGGATGCGCTTTTGGACCGTTGGCTCCCTGGCCGGCAGGGATATGAACATTGCGCTCGGCATCTTGCCGTTCGTGGTGCTGGGGCTGGTCCTGGCGTTCGCCACCGGCCCGCAGCTGAATATCTTGAACTTAGGCGACGACGTCGCCGCAGGGCTCGGCATCAATACCGCGGCCGCAAGGCTGGGCGGCATGGGCATCATCGCGCTGCTGGCCGGCGCGGCCACGGCTGCCGCGGGCCCGCTGGGCTTCATTGGCCTGGTAGTGCCCCATATCGTCCGGGCTCTTACCGGCCCAGATTATAAGTGGATTTTGCCGTACTCAGCACTTGCCGGCGCGGCGCTATTGCTGTGTGCGGACGTGGTAGGCCGCCTCATCGCCCGCCCCGGCGAGCTCCAAGTGGGCATCGTTTTGGCCTTCGTTGGTGCACCGTTCTTCATCGCCTTGATTTACCGGAAGAAGGTGATGACGCTGTGA
- a CDS encoding iron-siderophore ABC transporter substrate-binding protein: MTLKKILVGTATVLALGTAVTACSTDDQSENSADSQAVNAEQGAFPTTIEHRYGSTEIKEAPQRVVSLGYTDQDALLALGITPVSVKYWDSMTPDGQAAGNWSNDKIEGDTPRIDKDTEVNAEAIAKDKPDLIVAVYSDIDENTYKKLSDIAPVVVQKGEYKELQQPWDVTTEEIGQAVGKPKEAKRQVEQVKAKFADLKGRHPEWAEKELGVATVSADSLAVFAEEDPRSRFFTELGFKINPAYAAITKDKFYGEVSKENADQVDSDVLVWDQLSYAPTQDKASVTEDPIVSKLPAVKDGHSVYLEGDLEKAFGWQTVLSLDYLLDKIEQPLADATK; the protein is encoded by the coding sequence ATGACACTCAAGAAAATTCTTGTCGGTACTGCTACTGTGCTGGCTCTGGGCACCGCGGTGACGGCGTGTTCGACTGATGACCAGTCCGAAAACTCTGCAGACTCCCAGGCGGTCAACGCCGAGCAAGGCGCATTCCCCACCACCATCGAGCATCGCTATGGTTCCACCGAAATCAAGGAAGCCCCACAGCGTGTGGTCTCCCTAGGCTATACGGATCAGGACGCGCTGCTGGCGCTCGGAATCACGCCGGTTTCCGTGAAGTATTGGGATAGCATGACCCCAGACGGGCAGGCTGCGGGCAACTGGTCTAACGACAAGATCGAGGGGGATACCCCTCGAATCGATAAAGACACAGAGGTCAATGCGGAAGCCATTGCTAAAGACAAACCAGATCTCATCGTGGCCGTGTACTCGGATATTGATGAAAATACATACAAGAAACTCTCCGATATCGCCCCTGTCGTCGTGCAAAAGGGTGAATATAAAGAGCTGCAGCAACCGTGGGACGTGACTACGGAAGAGATTGGGCAAGCCGTAGGAAAGCCTAAAGAAGCAAAACGTCAGGTGGAGCAGGTTAAAGCGAAGTTTGCAGACCTAAAGGGCCGTCACCCAGAGTGGGCCGAGAAGGAACTCGGTGTGGCCACCGTCTCTGCCGACAGCCTGGCCGTCTTTGCTGAAGAAGATCCGCGCAGCCGCTTCTTTACCGAGCTGGGGTTCAAGATCAACCCCGCCTACGCGGCAATCACCAAGGATAAATTCTACGGCGAGGTCTCCAAGGAAAACGCTGACCAGGTTGATTCCGACGTACTGGTGTGGGACCAGTTGTCCTACGCTCCGACGCAGGACAAGGCATCTGTTACCGAGGATCCAATCGTGAGCAAGCTACCCGCCGTTAAGGACGGGCACAGTGTCTACTTGGAAGGTGACCTAGAAAAGGCCTTCGGATGGCAGACCGTGCTGAGCTTGGACTACCTGTTGGATAAGATCGAGCAGCCGTTGGCGGACGCCACGAAGTAA
- a CDS encoding ABC transporter substrate-binding protein, with product MSVKRGARSFIAAAICAGLVLSGCSSNDSTDEAATTSEVAEDVTIEHARGTDTYPVNPQNVVAVGPAVDNLLELGIKPAAVVQNAKDKNSPWREGKLDGVKVIDQTDFKTLPQEQIAAIEPDFIVGDYWTISEANYKELSAIAPTLGGISDKGEGIGWESQLEALGKIFNKESEAKKAIEEDQKRFSDVKEKLPNLSGKTGIVSQFAQGSFGAVADPEDPGASFIYDLGMKFPDKLTDGSVPVDKGRVTLSPENVSYLAADFMVIYNRTGSIEEVENIPGYKDLPQVKSDATLAGDEAVVAGLNNPTSLSRAWVLDKTMPTLEKVGK from the coding sequence ATGTCAGTAAAAAGGGGCGCGCGTTCATTTATCGCTGCCGCTATCTGTGCCGGATTGGTTCTGTCAGGTTGCTCGTCGAACGATTCAACCGATGAAGCGGCAACAACCTCCGAAGTCGCAGAGGACGTGACCATTGAGCACGCACGCGGCACGGATACGTATCCGGTCAACCCGCAGAACGTGGTTGCCGTGGGGCCGGCCGTTGATAACCTGCTGGAACTTGGAATTAAACCGGCAGCCGTCGTGCAGAATGCAAAAGACAAGAACTCGCCCTGGCGCGAGGGCAAGCTTGATGGCGTCAAGGTGATCGACCAGACAGACTTCAAGACTCTGCCCCAGGAACAGATTGCGGCAATCGAACCCGACTTCATCGTTGGTGACTACTGGACAATTTCCGAGGCTAATTACAAGGAATTGTCTGCAATCGCACCGACTCTCGGCGGAATCTCCGATAAGGGTGAGGGAATTGGCTGGGAATCTCAGCTAGAAGCTTTGGGCAAGATCTTCAATAAGGAATCCGAAGCGAAGAAAGCCATTGAAGAGGATCAGAAGCGTTTCTCCGACGTGAAGGAGAAACTGCCTAACCTCTCCGGTAAGACCGGCATTGTTTCCCAGTTCGCCCAAGGCTCCTTTGGCGCCGTTGCTGACCCTGAGGATCCGGGTGCCTCCTTCATCTACGATTTGGGCATGAAGTTCCCAGACAAGCTGACGGACGGTTCCGTGCCTGTTGATAAGGGTCGCGTCACGCTTTCTCCGGAAAACGTGTCCTACCTGGCCGCTGATTTCATGGTTATTTATAACCGCACCGGCTCAATCGAAGAGGTTGAAAATATTCCGGGATACAAAGATCTGCCACAGGTGAAATCCGATGCGACTCTCGCTGGCGATGAAGCTGTCGTCGCCGGACTCAACAACCCCACGAGCTTGAGCCGAGCTTGGGTGCTGGATAAGACGATGCCGACGCTGGAAAAAGTTGGAAAGTAG
- a CDS encoding siderophore-interacting protein — protein MPRNSRSREIYPISYRELYVENIEDISPAMRRITLSGEQLRDHDRDGISVPSLVSHGFDDDVRLIFPDPETGERPHPIAQNDGNLLWPEAVKNLFRTYTVRYFDVVRGRLAIDFARHGQGLAENWSQNARIGDPIFVAGPKSCAQLPTHTDWLFLAGDETALPAIGRCLESLSPGHRAVAVVEVPTSADIQDLDIPDSVQIHWAVRDQGEDFVEKSRALFEGTSQSALPGGEAYAWAAGEASRLKPLRRLFKASGISPEHREITGYWRRTSQSDAKESASSSSNSVLHNIHDLAELNSAFALRTAVRLGLFQEIDAGANTVPALAAATELHEEALRRFIRYLAALQLVEVRERTLALTAMGVELADPDSNAVRWLSGPAHLEAMALMRLEDSLRAGGPTLQGEKGLPWSEYLGQDPHLAAERFEQKNVSAGWTAPSAAKELQQYLDDTARVLIIGQGGAVYADEILRRCEHAECRIITDASSEAVLREIAGASRERCETSGGESGFSPTEADYVWATDVIFIDPWSVFGSEAVAAELGRAVGGDKSRRAYILTEVLEEAGGDEHSYEEDLVRLSMFGTKVPTQDDVSAATADSRALISSATAVGWGKHLFVLEAEANS, from the coding sequence ATGCCAAGGAACAGCCGGAGCAGGGAAATTTATCCAATTTCTTACCGGGAATTGTATGTGGAAAATATCGAAGATATATCGCCAGCCATGCGGCGAATTACGCTCAGCGGGGAGCAACTCCGAGACCACGATCGCGATGGTATTTCCGTTCCTTCGCTGGTAAGCCATGGTTTTGACGACGACGTTCGGCTCATCTTCCCGGATCCGGAAACGGGGGAGCGGCCGCACCCAATAGCGCAAAATGATGGCAACTTATTGTGGCCAGAAGCCGTTAAAAACCTATTCCGCACATACACGGTTCGCTACTTTGACGTTGTACGCGGGCGATTAGCCATAGATTTCGCGCGCCATGGTCAGGGCTTGGCCGAAAACTGGTCCCAGAATGCCCGCATCGGTGACCCCATTTTTGTGGCAGGGCCGAAATCGTGTGCACAGTTACCCACGCATACCGATTGGCTTTTCTTGGCAGGAGACGAGACGGCGCTCCCAGCAATCGGCCGCTGCCTGGAATCACTCTCGCCAGGGCATCGCGCGGTTGCGGTGGTAGAGGTTCCGACGAGCGCTGATATTCAAGATTTAGACATTCCAGATTCAGTACAGATCCACTGGGCAGTACGTGACCAGGGTGAGGACTTCGTAGAAAAGTCACGTGCGCTTTTTGAGGGGACTTCTCAGTCGGCATTGCCAGGTGGCGAAGCATACGCATGGGCGGCGGGGGAGGCCTCCCGGCTGAAACCGCTGCGGCGTTTGTTTAAGGCTTCCGGAATTTCCCCTGAGCATCGGGAAATCACAGGCTACTGGCGGCGTACCAGCCAAAGCGACGCTAAAGAAAGCGCATCGAGCAGCAGCAATAGTGTTTTGCACAATATCCATGATCTGGCTGAGCTGAATTCAGCCTTTGCGCTCCGCACTGCCGTGCGTTTAGGGCTCTTCCAAGAAATCGATGCAGGTGCGAACACGGTCCCTGCTCTTGCTGCTGCGACAGAACTGCACGAGGAGGCGCTCCGGAGGTTTATCCGTTATCTGGCGGCTCTTCAACTCGTCGAAGTACGCGAGCGCACCCTCGCGTTGACCGCAATGGGCGTGGAACTGGCGGATCCAGATTCCAATGCGGTGCGTTGGTTAAGCGGGCCTGCGCATCTTGAGGCGATGGCGCTGATGCGCCTCGAGGACAGCCTTCGCGCCGGTGGGCCAACGCTTCAAGGCGAAAAGGGATTGCCGTGGTCAGAATATCTTGGCCAAGACCCGCACCTGGCAGCCGAACGCTTTGAGCAAAAGAATGTGAGTGCTGGGTGGACTGCTCCTTCCGCGGCAAAGGAACTGCAGCAGTACCTGGATGACACCGCTCGCGTTCTCATCATTGGCCAGGGAGGTGCAGTATATGCGGATGAAATTCTCCGCCGATGCGAACATGCTGAGTGCCGGATTATCACCGATGCGTCCTCGGAAGCGGTGCTACGGGAAATCGCAGGAGCTTCTCGTGAACGATGCGAAACGAGTGGCGGCGAAAGCGGCTTTTCTCCCACCGAAGCAGACTATGTGTGGGCAACTGACGTTATTTTCATCGATCCCTGGAGCGTCTTTGGTAGCGAGGCGGTGGCCGCCGAATTAGGCCGCGCGGTTGGTGGGGATAAGTCCCGCCGGGCTTATATCCTTACCGAGGTCCTCGAGGAAGCCGGCGGCGATGAGCATTCCTATGAAGAGGACTTGGTAAGGCTTTCCATGTTCGGCACCAAGGTGCCGACCCAGGACGATGTCAGCGCTGCTACCGCTGATAGCCGCGCTCTTATTTCTTCTGCCACGGCTGTTGGCTGGGGCAAACACCTCTTCGTCCTGGAAGCAGAAGCGAATTCCTAA
- a CDS encoding DHA2 family efflux MFS transporter permease subunit gives MQEEEKLDPQTRRVVIALVFGSILPLLDISIVNVAIHSISEAFHAPIVLAQWVITSYGLASTMAIPLSSWATRRFGAKNLWITALATFTVASILCAMSTHIDMLIAFRILQGFAAGFSVAVMQTLIVTNAGKDQSTRAITAIGLPAVIAPAIAPLLGGLLVDAIGWRAIFLINVPIGIAAIALAVHYLERTPAAPAAQMDRMGYLLLPPGLLAAVYGFTTVGHMSSWASVILLAAGAGLIGYFVLHALRAPSPLIDARLFTHPSFSSAWATLAIASTVFYGGLFLIPLHYQSNYAYTALHAGLLLALQSVGAYFSRSASKKFIARWGTRKTVYMCIVATIIGTLPFAFPTGQAAGWLILQGCALFVRGGGIGALTVLTMSATYHGLTKDEVVHASAAGRIATQLGSALGVSVCTVLMTLTHGVGWTTFAYFTVFTTLMAVTATRLPRGTVVRK, from the coding sequence ATGCAGGAAGAAGAAAAACTCGACCCCCAGACTAGGCGGGTAGTCATCGCCCTTGTCTTCGGCTCAATTTTGCCGCTGCTAGATATCAGCATCGTTAACGTCGCCATTCATTCCATCAGCGAGGCGTTCCACGCACCTATCGTCCTCGCCCAATGGGTCATCACCAGCTACGGGTTGGCCTCCACCATGGCCATTCCGCTCAGCAGCTGGGCAACGCGCCGCTTCGGCGCCAAAAATCTCTGGATTACCGCGCTCGCAACCTTCACCGTCGCTTCAATCCTGTGCGCGATGTCTACGCATATAGACATGCTCATCGCCTTCCGCATCCTGCAGGGATTCGCTGCGGGCTTCTCGGTGGCGGTGATGCAGACCCTCATCGTCACTAATGCCGGAAAGGACCAGTCCACACGTGCCATCACCGCAATCGGTCTACCAGCGGTCATTGCGCCTGCGATTGCCCCACTACTGGGCGGGCTGCTTGTCGATGCCATCGGCTGGCGCGCCATCTTCCTCATCAACGTCCCCATCGGCATCGCCGCGATTGCCCTTGCCGTGCACTATCTAGAACGGACCCCAGCAGCCCCTGCAGCCCAGATGGACCGCATGGGATACCTCTTACTCCCGCCAGGTTTGCTCGCGGCGGTTTATGGCTTTACCACCGTCGGGCACATGAGTTCTTGGGCAAGCGTAATTCTCCTCGCCGCCGGCGCGGGGCTGATTGGCTACTTTGTGCTGCATGCGCTCCGGGCGCCGTCTCCGCTTATCGATGCCCGCCTATTTACCCACCCCTCCTTTTCCTCAGCATGGGCAACACTGGCCATTGCAAGCACCGTATTTTATGGCGGGCTCTTCCTCATTCCACTGCACTATCAGAGCAACTACGCCTACACCGCACTGCATGCGGGACTTCTGCTGGCCCTACAAAGCGTGGGCGCCTATTTCAGCCGCTCGGCATCGAAAAAATTCATCGCCCGATGGGGTACGCGGAAGACCGTCTACATGTGCATTGTCGCCACTATTATCGGAACGCTACCTTTCGCTTTTCCCACCGGCCAGGCGGCAGGCTGGCTCATCCTTCAAGGCTGCGCGCTATTCGTGCGCGGTGGCGGCATCGGAGCCCTTACGGTGCTCACGATGTCCGCGACCTACCACGGCTTAACCAAAGATGAAGTCGTCCATGCCAGCGCTGCGGGCCGCATAGCGACCCAACTTGGCAGCGCACTAGGCGTATCCGTCTGCACGGTGCTGATGACCCTCACCCACGGGGTCGGCTGGACAACGTTCGCCTACTTCACCGTGTTCACCACACTTATGGCTGTAACGGCTACCCGCCTCCCACGCGGGACCGTGGTCCGAAAATAA
- a CDS encoding MarR family winged helix-turn-helix transcriptional regulator codes for MDTPSKQVADALGLLSQRSLRRRMYAHLTEGLGEEINESTYLVLSGLDRCGPSTPKELASVIGLDRSVVSRHASALEKAGLIARATDPRDARWIQLSLTPLGQDNVAVMRSRLTQQLEEFLARWPEPAQQQFAEMLTALTHDGPFAS; via the coding sequence ATGGACACTCCAAGCAAACAAGTCGCCGACGCACTGGGACTACTTTCCCAGCGCAGCCTCCGTCGACGTATGTACGCCCATCTCACCGAGGGGCTCGGTGAAGAAATCAACGAATCCACATATTTGGTGCTCAGCGGCCTAGACCGCTGTGGACCCTCCACTCCGAAAGAGCTCGCCTCAGTCATCGGCCTAGACCGCTCAGTGGTATCCCGCCACGCCTCGGCCCTAGAAAAGGCCGGACTCATCGCGCGCGCTACCGATCCCCGCGACGCGCGATGGATACAACTGTCGCTAACCCCACTGGGCCAAGACAACGTCGCCGTGATGCGCTCGCGCCTGACCCAACAATTGGAAGAATTCCTCGCCCGCTGGCCGGAGCCCGCGCAACAACAATTCGCGGAAATGCTCACCGCCCTCACCCACGACGGACCATTCGCCTCCTAA
- a CDS encoding DUF1990 family protein, which produces MPEPLSYSDTAGFPQLHMSRVIDADFDTAAHRLFRWGIQRSGLFRVRPTHPVVQEGAEITMGLGPFDFRCRVVETFAGDGRCGFTYGTLPGHLERGEETFTLERLRDGRTLLLIDAASEPFLPFLRPLVDIPRRLLIRRFYLHALD; this is translated from the coding sequence ATGCCAGAGCCACTTTCTTATTCCGATACCGCCGGATTCCCGCAGCTGCACATGAGCCGGGTCATCGACGCCGATTTCGATACCGCAGCCCACCGGCTCTTTCGCTGGGGCATCCAGCGCAGCGGCCTCTTCCGCGTGCGACCTACCCACCCGGTCGTCCAAGAAGGCGCCGAAATCACCATGGGCCTTGGCCCATTTGATTTCCGCTGCCGCGTGGTCGAGACCTTCGCCGGCGATGGCCGCTGCGGCTTTACCTACGGCACCTTGCCCGGACACCTCGAGCGCGGCGAGGAAACCTTCACCTTAGAGCGCCTGCGCGATGGGCGGACGCTGCTGCTTATCGATGCCGCCTCCGAGCCCTTCCTGCCCTTCTTGCGCCCGCTTGTCGATATCCCCCGCCGCCTGCTCATCCGCCGGTTCTACCTGCACGCGCTGGACTAG
- a CDS encoding S1 family peptidase: MLRIPHLKKVLVGSAFAGAFFLGSPAAGAQELPQPDIDSAGFINHVREGLAGFGVETPEVDKQVTDTVDSALQNARDTVASNVQQGAQYAEPATNPNPFGLLEQATQVEQKPLGNNPNYQWKNDGFSKVAAGKPDADFVLHRVPGSLFDAPRIPEESDAAMNQGKSLYGPGTPIYVNGETMCTLSVAGNDAAGRKVGLTAGHCGNEGDAITSADSDHIGPTGTIVSKNAALDYSVIEFGSNAEVTRTYNGVTVNSLGGTVNPGETVCKQGVATGKTCGMTYQQAQSVQVNQVCAMMGDSGAPLLAGDRLIGSISGGFLPVNFPCRTPLQGAVHNPTAATNMDTVLADMNRRGGVGAGFKLPEA, encoded by the coding sequence ATGCTTCGCATTCCGCACCTAAAGAAAGTCCTGGTGGGCTCGGCTTTCGCTGGTGCGTTTTTCTTGGGTTCCCCGGCAGCAGGAGCCCAAGAATTGCCCCAACCGGATATTGACTCGGCAGGGTTTATCAACCACGTGCGCGAGGGCCTCGCGGGCTTTGGTGTTGAGACCCCAGAGGTGGATAAGCAGGTCACCGATACCGTGGATTCCGCGCTGCAAAACGCCCGCGACACGGTGGCAAGTAACGTCCAGCAGGGGGCTCAGTATGCGGAGCCGGCCACCAACCCGAACCCCTTCGGGCTGCTGGAACAAGCCACCCAGGTAGAGCAAAAGCCCTTGGGCAATAACCCCAACTACCAGTGGAAAAATGATGGCTTTTCCAAGGTAGCTGCGGGAAAGCCTGACGCGGACTTTGTCCTGCACCGCGTGCCGGGTTCCCTTTTCGATGCCCCGCGCATCCCCGAAGAATCCGATGCCGCCATGAATCAGGGCAAGTCCCTGTATGGCCCCGGCACCCCTATCTACGTCAATGGTGAGACCATGTGCACCTTGAGCGTTGCCGGCAATGACGCCGCCGGCCGCAAGGTGGGGCTAACCGCAGGACACTGCGGCAACGAGGGCGATGCGATTACCTCGGCCGATTCTGATCACATTGGCCCGACGGGCACCATCGTGTCCAAGAACGCTGCGTTGGATTACTCGGTGATCGAATTCGGCTCCAACGCTGAGGTCACCCGCACCTACAACGGGGTTACCGTTAACTCCCTAGGCGGGACCGTCAACCCGGGTGAGACCGTGTGCAAGCAAGGCGTTGCCACCGGCAAAACCTGCGGTATGACCTATCAGCAGGCGCAAAGCGTCCAGGTCAACCAGGTCTGCGCCATGATGGGCGATTCCGGCGCGCCGCTGCTTGCCGGTGACCGCCTCATCGGTTCCATCTCCGGCGGCTTCCTGCCGGTGAACTTCCCGTGCCGCACCCCGCTGCAGGGCGCGGTTCACAACCCCACCGCCGCTACCAATATGGATACCGTGTTGGCGGATATGAACCGCCGCGGTGGCGTTGGCGCAGGGTTCAAGCTCCCCGAAGCATAA
- a CDS encoding FeoA family protein, which yields MHKTHSAPPETGPMRADQAPTDAVVELSADCLHNANETQPALAVRLRELGFRPGTRVQIGRTVAGGTRVVSVGTARYAVDAHTLRQLEVIPVEA from the coding sequence ATGCACAAAACCCATTCCGCCCCACCTGAAACCGGTCCCATGCGCGCGGACCAAGCACCCACCGATGCCGTGGTGGAACTATCCGCTGATTGCCTGCACAACGCAAACGAGACCCAACCGGCGCTGGCCGTGCGGCTGCGCGAGCTGGGCTTTCGGCCCGGCACCCGCGTGCAGATTGGCCGCACCGTCGCAGGTGGCACGCGCGTGGTGAGCGTGGGCACGGCCCGCTATGCGGTGGATGCGCACACGCTGCGCCAACTCGAAGTCATTCCAGTGGAGGCATAA